The Rhipicephalus sanguineus isolate Rsan-2018 chromosome 7, BIME_Rsan_1.4, whole genome shotgun sequence genome includes a window with the following:
- the LOC119400905 gene encoding uncharacterized protein LOC119400905, translated as MTSRTSLAAALLVVVLLVVALSSAQQYPPPGRPGGNGRDCNYICFLDNCNRRKCYYTCSRPSYCEDQASLLLSGGSVDGVVRGPPSPADDVDGTDVPDVPSAPSATPSA; from the exons ATGACGTCCAGAACTTCCCTCGCCGCGGCTCTGTTGGTGGTGGTTCTCCTGGTGGTGGCGCTTTCGTCGGCGCAACAGTACCCGCCGCCCGGACGGCCTGGCGGCAATGGTCGCGACTGCAACTACATCTGCTTCCTGGACAACTGCAACCGCCGCAAGTGCTACTACACCTGCAGCAGGCCAAGCTACTGCGAGGACCAGGCGTCACTATTACTGTCCGGAG GTTCAGTGGACGGCGTAGTACGGGGGCCTCCATCACCGGCCGACGACGTGGACGGCACGGACGTTCCCGACGTTCCATCGGCGCCCTCAGCGACGCCAAGCGCCTGA
- the LOC119399053 gene encoding progestin and adipoQ receptor family member 3 translates to MELLLARARSLRLRWASSRFPLSLRSGTGGHLCRLEDVPPEQRSNPHILTGYRRCRSRYECFLSLLQWHNETVNIWSNLLALAFLLALLVQDYAGGRFARLGAGLGQRALVTAMTLSNAAMLLLSSVYHTLNCTAEARAWYRLDFAGAWLSVVTYVVGFTALQFRGLWRVAHVVGAVFAAAPSFVLAASSRYVHQRHDAARVRAVGWFALYSLLPLTHYAFLYGNPELVARTLPGHVAVLLVLAFSLCVFVTKFPERRWPGKVDYLGSSHQIWHVGVGICVLLAHKIQLAYVTPL, encoded by the coding sequence ATGGAGTTACTGCTCGCGCGTGCTCGCTCGCTACGTCTGCGGTGGGCTTCGAGTCGCTTCCCGCTGTCCCTGCGCTCGGGAACGGGTGGCCACCTGTGCCGTCTCGAAGATGTGCCTCCCGAGCAGCGCAGCAACCCTCACATCCTAACCGGATACCGGCGCTGCCGCAGCCGCTACGAATGCTTCCTGAGCCTGCTGCAATGGCACAACGAGACGGTGAACATCTGGAGCAACCTGCTggcgctcgcgttcctcctcgcgcTCCTAGTCCAAGACTACGCCGGGGGCCGCTTCGCGCGTCTTGGCGCGGGACTCGGTCAACGAGCCCTGGTCACCGCCATGACGCTCTCGAACGCCGCCATGTTGCTACTGTCGTCCGTCTACCACACGCTCAACTGCACGGCCGAGGCCCGCGCCTGGTACCGGCTCGACTTCGCCGGCGCCTGGCTCAGCGTCGTCACCTACGTCGTGGGATTCACGGCGCTCCAGTTTCGCGGCCTCTGGCGCGTGGCGCACGTCGTGGGCGCCGTCTTCGCCGCCGCCCCGTCGTTCGTGCTCGCCGCGTCGTCCCGCTACGTACACCAGCGCCACGACGCGGCCAGGGTCAGAGCCGTGGGCTGGTTCGCGCTCTACAGCCTGCTGCCACTGACGCACTACGCCTTTCTCTACGGCAACCCTGAGCTCGTGGCCCGCACGCTGCCCGGTCACGTGGCCGTGCTCTTGGTTCTGGCCTTCTCGCTGTGCGTCTTCGTGACGAAGTTTCCCGAGCGGAGGTGGCCGGGCAAAGTGGACTACCTGGGCTCGAGCCATCAGATTTGGCACGTGGGCGTCGGCATCTGCGTACTCCTGGCGCACAAGATACAGTTAGCCTACGTGACGCCACTCTAG
- the LOC119400906 gene encoding progestin and adipoQ receptor family member 3, whose amino-acid sequence MELLFAHARSLRLWWSSSRFPLSLRSGTGGQLCRLEDLSPEQRHNTHILTGYRRCRSHYECLLSLLQWHNETVNIWSNLLALAFLLALLVQDHAGGRFARLGVGLGQRALVTAMTLSYAAMLLLSSVYHTLNCTAEARGWYRLDFAGVWLSVVAYVVGFTALQFRGSWRVAHVVGAVFAAAPSFVLAASSRYVHHRHDAARVRAMGWFALYSLLPLAHYALFYGDPALVARTLPGHVTVLLLLALSLCVFVTKFPERRWPGKVDYLGSSHQIWHVGVGICVLLAYRIQLAYVTPL is encoded by the coding sequence ATGGAGCTCCTGTTCGCGCACGCCCGCTCGCTACGACTGTGGTGGTCTTCGAGTCGCTTCCCGTTATCCCTGCGCTCGGGAACAGGCGGCCAACTGTGCCGCCTCGAAGACCTGTCTCCCGAGCAGCGCCACAACACTCACATCCTGACCGGATACCGGCGCTGCCGCAGCCACTACGAGTGCCTCTTGAGCCTGCTGCAATGGCACAACGAGACGGTGAACATCTGGAGCAACCTGCTagcgctcgcgttcctcctcgcgcTCCTGGTCCAAGACCACGCCGGGGGACGCTTCGCGCGTCTGGGCGTGGGACTCGGGCAGCGAGCCTTGGTCACCGCCATGACACTCTCGTACGCCGCCATGTTGCTACTGTCGTCCGTCTACCACACGCTCAACTGCACGGCCGAGGCCCGCGGCTGGTACCGGCTCGACTTCGCCGGCGTCTGGCTTAGCGTCGTCGCCTACGTCGTGGGATTCACGGCGCTCCAGTTTCGTGGCTCCTGGCGCGTGGCGCACGTCGTGGGCGCCGTCTTCGCCGCCGCCCCGTCGTTCGTGCTTGCCGCGTCGTCCCGCTACGTACACCACCGTCACGACGCGGCCAGGGTGAGAGCCATGGGATGGTTCGCGCTCTACAGTCTGCTCCCTCTGGCGCACTACGCCCTTTTCTACGGCGACCCGGCACTCGTGGCTCGCACGCTGCCCGGTCACGTGACGGTGCTGTTGCTCCTGGCCCTCTCCCTGTGCGTATTCGTGACGAAGTTTCCCGAGCGGAGGTGGCCGGGCAAAGTGGACTACCTGGGCTCGAGCCATCAGATTTGGCACGTGGGCGTCGGCATCTGCGTGCTCCTGGCGTACAGGATACAGTTAGCCTACGTGACGCCACTCTAG
- the LOC119400907 gene encoding uncharacterized protein LOC119400907 encodes MDLILGVMDEGYHLGSAVAALVVIAHTVYLGLDSADEVTSLVQKCLLLHFHVVRLRPGSGVLLEVAVWLLDMAFHLWFLLVDCTRVVSSLYFNSKPLQVLHCAILFLFHLQILRRYCMGIHVTVDNAIAEDANAQQQQQIQADEVVEVPAPVAAAAAVAARRVDVDAGESSLLPGSQSSATKLTSQLAPAAFSHDELLSLDFTRAESESSSPACRCFRQHALDGASLQADDMNPCRVGCGWSLDRSAQTESEVGPTANKPLPTSLDAAMFLEGTPALRRRKSVQLESQPQPQPQQAS; translated from the exons ATGGACTTGATTCTGGGCGTCATGGACGAGGGCTACCACCTTGGCTCCGCGGTGGCGGCCCTCGTGGTCATCGCCCACACCGTCTACCTGGGCCTTGACAGCGCCGACGAAGTGACCAGCCTCGTCCAGAAGTGTCTCCTGCTCCACTTCCACGTGGTGCGGCTCAG GCCCGGCTCCGGCGTGCTGCTCGAGGTGGCCGTCTGGCTTCTGGACATGGCCTTCCACCTGTGGTTCCTCCTGGTGGATTGCACGCGGGTCGTGTCCAGCCTCTATTTCAACAGCAAGCCGCTGCAGGTGCTGCACTGCGCCATCCTCTTTCTCTTCCACCTGCAGATACTCAG GCGCTATTGCATGGGCATCCACGTCACGGTGGACAACGCGATCGCCGAGGACGCCAAcgctcagcagcagcagcagatacAGGCCGACGAGGTCGTCGAGGTGCCCGCGCCCGTCGCGGCCGCGGCCGCTGTCGCGGCACGACGTGTAGACGTGGACGCCGGCGAGTCGTCGCTGCTTCCCGGCTCGCAGTCGTCGGCCACCAAGCTCACCTCGCAGTTGGCGCCCGCGGCCTTCAGCCACGACGAGCTGTTGTCGCTGGACTTTACCAG GGCTGAGTCGGAGAGCTCGAGTCCCGCATGCCGCTGCTTCCGCCAGCACGCCCTAGACGGCGCCTCGTTGCAGGCGGACGACATGAACCCGTGCCGCGTCGGCTGCGGCTGGTCGCTGGACCGCAGTGCGCAGACCGAATCCGAAGTAGGACCGACGGCCAACAAGCCACTGCCGACGTCTCTGGACGCGGCCATGTTCCTCGAGGGAACGCCGGCCTTGCGGCGGCGCAAGAGCGTCCAACTCGAGTCGCAGCCGCAGCCACAGCCACAGCAGGCCAGCTAG